The segment AGTGACTCCACGGACAATGCTTCTTCGGCGGGAATATTGCCCAGGTTTACTTTTGATCCCAGCAGTTTCAGGATCGCTACTTGTTGAGGATTTTTCGGACATTCCCAGATCAGGCTTTCACTTTCCACCCGTTCATGGATATTTAACAGGTATTCCGTATCCACATCTCCTTGGGAATTAAATATTCCAATATCTTTACCTGATTCCCGCCCTTCCACAATGATGTATTCGGCTCCATCTTGGCGGTCCTGATGAAAAGTTTGAGCCAGTTCCGATACTGGGGAGATGGATCCCTTGGTTTTTTTACCGATTTCCGTGATTACCCGAAAACCATGGACACAAGCTTCCCGAATGCACCGACTCCGCTCTTCCGGTAACAGATCAATAGTGCCGTCAGAAATTTCCAACCAAACAAATCCAAGATCCCGCAATGTTTGAAAGTAGTTATCCAACTGATTTTGGGTGTAAGCCACTTCAAAAAAAGTCCCTCCGGGATACAGATGGATATGATGGAGTCGGGCGAGACCCAGTTTCTCTTTCAGTAAGGGGAAGGGAGTCAAACTGGTGGTACCGAAGCCCAGTTTAACAAAATCAATATATTCTCCTGCCACTTCCAACATATCTTGAAATGCATGAACCCCCAATCCTTTATCAATGACCATGGTTAATCCCCTTAACCGGGGCTTGGATTCACGTTCCAGGGAAGGATCGATCAACTGGTTCTCCCATGTTCTGTCAGCCAATGGCTCCATTTGTAATTCCTCACTTCCTGGTAGTCATTTGCCATTATGGTATGCCTGACAAAAGGTACAGGTGCCCGAAAATAAACAGAAAAAGTGAGGGTCTAAGATGGTTCCATAGACGGTTTAAACACCCTTGATAATTAAGTGGGACGAAGGCCGTTTCTGCGGATCAGGAGTCGGCTTTGTCCTCCTTTTCCCCTTAATCGCTCCGGTTGTCGAATCAAAAATATGGCCAATACCCCAATCAACAGGGCCAGGGTGGCATTTCCGAGAAACAGCCATATTTTCATTCCCGCCAAAGCGCCAAAAATAGGCGGCCCCAGGGCCACGCCGATAAAGCGAACGCTGCCGTATAAAGAGGTTACAATCCCCCGTTCCTGAGGTCCCACAGCTGATGTAATCATGGTGTTCAGACAGGGGAGGATGAGTCCGCTTCCCACTCCGATTCCCACCAATAATGCCAGTAAAACATAGATATTGCTGAAAAAAGGAACCAATCCCATACCTGTAGCGATACTGAACAGGCCGATCACCAGGAGCTTTTTCATCAAACGCATCCGTTGTTGTACATAACTGCCCACCCAAAAAGATGTTGAACTCATGGCGAGAAGGGGAACAGCCAGGATCAGTCCCTTGATGACACCGTCTACGCCGTATCGCTTCTCCAATAGATCCGACAGATAAAAGAGGACGCCAAACATAATAAACAAAGTGATGGCGCCGGCGGCAAAAGCCACCGATAACCACCGTCCCTGTCGTTTCCATGTTTTCATAAGGTGATCCCGATATTGAGAGAGAGGTTGGGCTTGTTCTTCCTTTTCAGGTTCCTGAATAATAAACCAGACGGCTAATGCGATGGGAAGGCACAAGGCAGGAAAGGTGAAAAACAGAGCATACCAGGTAATTAAAGCGATAAGAGAACCGAGAATAGGACTTAACACTTTTCCCATTCCATTGGAAGCTTCAATGATACCCAGGGCCTTACTACGTTCATTTTTATGATATAAATCGCTGACCAGGGCCATTGCGATCGGGGCGGTTCCAGCGGCTCCGATGCCTTGAATGATACGACCGGTGATCATCAACCAGTAAACGCCACCTCCCCAGACTGCAGCCAGTCCGGTTATTAATCCTCCGGCTCCGTATAAAAGTAAGGAGGGAGCGATGATGGTTTTCCGTCCCAAGCGGTCCGATAAAATTCCGGCCAGGGGTATGATAATCCCTGCCGGGACAGAAAAAAGAGTGATCAACAAACTTACCTGAAACTGGGAAATGTTCAATTCAGACTGGATCGTGGGCAGGATGGGAATCAACATGGAATTACCCAACACCATGATCAGAGGAATGGTGCTCAGGGTAAACAGTACCCAAAAGCCGGTGGTTTGCTCCGTGGGATTTTTAGATTGACTGGACAAGAAATTTCACCTCGATGTGGAATAGATAGCGGTATTATCCTAACCCTAAATGTTCATGTCTATTTATAAGTGGAGGGAGTAAAAGGATCAGGGGGAATGGATTGCAAAGAGAAGGTGAGACTAACATACAATCCAAAGGAAAGGAAAGAAATCGGATGGAGCAACCAAGTCGTATACGCAGAGATCTGGCTTATATCCAAGGATTGTTGGAAGGGAATCAAACACTGAAGGACAAGCCCGAAGGAAATGTTTTTACGCGCTTGGTCCATTTATTGGATGAGATGGCGGAAGAGCACGAGCAAATGCAGATTCGTCTCAGTGAGCTGGAAGAGTATGTAGAAGCAGTTGATGAAGACCTAAATGAGTTGGAAGTTCTGATGTATGAGGATGAAGAGGAGTGGGAAGATGAAGACATCGGTTTTTGGAAAGTAGCATGTCCGGATTGTCAAGGGTCGGTTTTGGTGGATGAGGAATTTTTCGAAAAAGAGAGTGACGTGGATGTTCTGTGTCCCCATTGTGACACAGTTCTGACGGTAAGTGATGAAGGTGATGTTGCAGAAAAAGGAAAGCGGGCTCGAACGATGGAAGAGGAATCTATGGATTTGAAGGGGCATTGAAATTATTTTTCCTGAATGAGAGAGTGGCAGATTGCCACTCTTTTTTTATGGGCACAGGTCATAATGATTGTCCTTGTGCCATATGGATTAGGTAAATCCCGTATGGACAGGAGGTGCTCGGATGAAGGCACCCATCATGAAAGTGTTACCGATGGTTCTTCGCCGGATGATAGAGTCGCTTCCGGAAAAAATACTCCACTCAATAGAGGAAATTCGGGTGAGACAGGGGCAGTCTCTGGAGATCATAACTCCAAAACGAGTATGTTTTGTCAATAGTCTGGGTCAGTTAACGGATTCCCCCTTTGATGGATACAAGCCTTCAAAAGAAGATTGTGTCAAAATGCTCAATTTGATCAGTAATCATTCCCTGTATGCTCTGGAAGAAGAATTGAGACGGGGCTACGTCACAATGGAAGGAGGTCACCGCATCGGTCTTTCCGGAAAAGTAGTGATGGAAAGAGGACAAGTAAAACACTTGCGGGACATAACGGGATTTAACATCCGCATAGCCCGTCAGGTAAAAGGGGTGTCCCAATCCATTCTGCCCTTTTTCACTGTTCGGAATCAATTGGAAAACCTATTGATTATCTCCCCTCCTCAATGTGGAAAAACAACCTTACTCCGTGATCTGGCACGTGTCGTTAGCCAAGGGGAGTACGGATTACCTTCACGAAAAGTGGGAGTCGTGGATGAACGATCGGAGATTGCAGGTTGTGTAGAAGGGGTTCCGCAGTTGGATGTAGGGCCCCGTACGGATGTACTGGATGGTTGTCTCAAGGCAGAGGGGATGATGATGTTGATCCGGTCGATGTCTCCTGATTTGTTGGTTGTGGACGAAATTGGGCGAAGGGAGGACAGTGATGCCATATTTGAAGCTGTATACGCCGGTGTTCACCTTTTCACATCGGTTCATGGCAAATCCCTAGAAGAGATCTGCCGCAGGCCTGCCATGACTCAATTAATCCGGGAACGAGTTTTTGATCGCTATGTTCTTCTCAGCCGCAGACAGGGACCGGGAACGGTGGAAACCGTTTATGATGCAAGCTTGAAGCCTCTATCCGGCAGTAGGGCGGTGGGGATTCGGTGATGAAACTGTTAGGGGCGGTCTTAATTCTTCTGTCCACCACAACAACCGGGTTCCGATTTGCCAAAGGGTATGCGGATCGGCCCCGACAAATACGCCAATTGCGAACAGCTTTGTCACTGTTAGAGACAGAAGTAACTTACGGATTAAGACGATTGGATCAAGTATGTGAGCAAATCTCCATCCGGGAGGAAAGTCCGATTCGGGATTTATTTGGCCGCTGTTCGGAGCACTTAAGGCAAATGGATGGTGTTTCCACTTATGAATGTTGGAAGAAGGCAGTTGATGAGACATGGATGCAAACGGCGATGAAAAGGGCAGAGAAGGAAATTATCGTGGATTTCGGCAAAACCCTGGGGGTCTCGGATCGAGAGGATCAGCTGGCCAACCTAAACCGGGCGCAGCATAATCTTCAAGTGGAAGAAAATCGCGCAAGAGATGATCAAGTCCGGTATGAAAAGATGTGCAAGAGCCTGGGAATCCTGGCGGGAGCCCTGATCATCATATTGATTTACTGAAAAGGTAGGGGAGACGCCATGCCTTACAATGTCGATGCAATCTTTCAGATCGCGGGTATCGGGATCATCGTCGCCATGATGCATACCGTGCTGAAGCAGATGGGAAAGGAAGACTATGCCCATTGGGTCACACTGATCGGGTTTATTGTCGTTCTGTTCATGGTGGTAATGCTGGTCCAGGATTTGTTCCAAACAATCAAAAATGTATTTTTATTTCAAATGTAGAGGCAGGGGGCGATCCACTTGGAAATCGTCCAGGTGGTGGGATTGGGTCTTGTTGCCACCTTTCTCGTTCTGGTGCTTAAAGAACAGAAACCGATTTTTGCTTTTTTGCTCGCAACTTTTACCGGAATTGTTATCTTTCTCAGCTTGATCGGAAAAATTGCTGATGTGCTTCAGATATTGACACGTCTGGCGGAGAAGGCACAGGTGAACACTCTGTTTTTGGAGACGATACTCAAAATTATTGGCATCGCCTATATCGCCGAATTTGGAGCACAAGTAACCCGGGATGCAGGACAAGGGTCCATCGCTTCCAAGATTGAGCTGGCAGGGAAAATTTTAATCATGGTAATGGCTATTCCTATCATCACGATGATTATCGAAACGGTAATTCAAATTTTACCTTCCTGAGGATGGTATCGATGGCTGTATGGATACGGTGCTTGTTGCTGCTATACCCGATTATTGCTTTCATTCCCCTGACCGTGGAGGCAAGTACAGCAGATGGCCTGGAGGAAAAAGTGGTTCGGACACAGCTGGACCAATTGGAAACAGAAGAGGTGGAGTCTTTTTGGAACGAGTTGCGACAGGAATACGAACGTTTTTTTCCCACGTCTCAACCGGAAGACCTCCTCGACTTGGTGTTTTCCAAGGGAGCAAAAGGATTTCAGTGGAGTGATGTTTTTCAGGCTTTTCTCAAGTATTTGTTTCACGAGGTGCTTTACAACGGAAAACTGCTGGGAACCATCATCGTTTTAACTGTATTCAGCATGATCTTGTCCACTCTTCAAACTGCTTTTGAGCGAAACCAGGTAAGCAAGATTGCCTATGCCATTGCATTTATGGTCATTATCATCCTGGCTATGGACAGTTTTACTGTTGCAGTGGATTCCGCCAAGTCTGCTACTGATCGTATGATTCACTTTATGACGGCACTGATTCCCCTGGTTCTGACATTGTTGGCATCCATGGGTAACTTCGGTTCTGTCGGTATGTTTCACCCGTTGATTGTTTTGATGATCCATACGATTGGCACTTTAATCCGGAACGTCGTTTTTCCGCTTCTCTTCTTTTCTGCAATATTGTCCATTGTCAGTTGTTTATCGGAAAAGTATAAAGTGAATCAGTTGGCGGGTCTTCTTCGCAGGGTGAGTGTCGGGTTATTGGGAAGCATGTTGACAATATTTTTGGGAATTATCTCCGTACAGGGGGCCACCGCCTCTGTGACCGACGGGGTGACGATCCGAACCGCCAAATATGTCACAGGAAACTTTGTCCCGGTAGTCGGTCGAATGTTCTCTGATGCAGCTGATACAGTTGTGGGTGCCTCTCTGTTGGTGAAAAATGCCGTGGGAATAGTCGGCGTCCTGATTCTCTTGTTCATCAGTGCATTTCCGGCCTTAAAGATTATTTCCCTGGCATTGATCTACAGCTTTTCCGCCGCCGTCATGCAACCCTTGGGTCACAGTCCGATCGTGGAATGTCTTAGCATCATTTCCAAAACATTGATCTATGTGTTTGCAGCAATGGCTACAGTAAGCTTGATGTTCTTCCTGGCCATTACGATTATTGTTGCGGCGGGCAACATATCCGTTATGATCCGGTAGGTGATACCATGGTAGAACTGTTGGGCGGATGGCTGAAACAAATCGTGATATTGGTTTTGCTCGCCACTTTTATGGACCTCTTATTGCCCAATCATACCATGGAACGGTATGTGAAGCTGATTATGGGTTTGTTAATCATCCTGGCGATATTGTCTCCGGTATTTCAATTTCTGCGGGATGATCTGGATTTATCTACACTGATCGCAGGAAAATTTGAAGAAACCGGAGAGGAAACCTCAACATCTGTCAAGACGATCAACCAAAAAGGGAAAGACTTATCCCGAAAACAGGATCAGTTGATTCATGAACAAGTAGAGCAAGATATGGCGGAAGCTATACAAAAGGATGTAGAGAAGGAATTTAAGGTAGAGGTGATTCGTTCCCATGTGAAAACAGGTGAAAAAAAGGACAGACTGTACATCCGAAAAGTGCATCTGGTGATTGATCCGACAACGGATCCCCGGACGGAAAAAAAGAATGAGATAAAGCCTGTTGAGGAGGTGGACACGATTCATATCGATATCACGGAACAGAAAGGAGTGAAACGAGATGACAACAAGGAAAAACCGAACCGGGATAAAAAATGGACCCGCCTCTTGGCTGATTATTTGAAGTCTTCATGGAAGCTGGACCCTGACCAGGTTACAGTAACCGTGACGGAGGGATGAGGGGGGAGAGGACAGGTGTTCAAAGGGTTGTTAAACCGGCTGGAAAGCAAGATAGGAGGAGGTGAAGAAGGTTCAACCCGTATCAAAACCTTTCGTTGGCTGATCCTTATCGGTTCACTGGGAGTTGCGTTAATGATTCTTTCTTCTTTCTTTTCCGTCCAAGAAAGTTTGCCCTCAGAGTTTCCCTCGGATAAGAAGGAGGAAAAACCGGCCTCTGCTTGGAGGAAAGATTCCAGTTCCATGACCATGAAGGATTATGAGGAGATGTACCAATCCCGGTTATCGGATGTTTTAAATAAAATTGTCGGGGTGGAGGATGTGTCTGTCATGGTGAACCTGGAATCCTCGGAAGAGGATGTGGTACAAAAGGATGTTCGACGGTCTGATCAAGTGACAGATGAAACGGATCAAAAGGGTGGCTCCCGGAAACTTCATGAGGAGAATCATGATGAAAAGGTGGTGTTGCAACGGAATGGTAACGGAGATCAGCCGATTGTGATCAAAAAGATCAAACCCAAGGTTCGCGGGGTATTGGTGGTAGCCAGAGGGGCGGAAAACCTGCAAGTGAAAGCGGCGATGATTGAAGCGATTCAACGGGTGATGGATGTTCCGGTTCATCGCATATCGGTAATGCCCAAAGGATAAGGGGGTTCAACAATGAAAATGAACAAACAGACTGTTTGGTTGGTAACCATGCTGTCTTTGATGGTGGTTTTGTCTGCTTACTATATTGTGACCGGGCCTGTGGAACCGGCGGATCAGAGGGCTATGGATCCAACTGATCCCATGCAGGAACCGGTGGATGTCAAAACAAAGGAATCCCGCAAAGATGATGAAAATCAAAAAATTGATACTGAACAGAAAAAGGAGAACAAAGGAGAGGATCAGGAAACAGCTGCAGAAAAATCAGACAATGATTACTTTGTGGGTTTTCAATTGCAACGGAACTCGTTACGATCCAAGATGACTGAACAATACATGAAAGTTCTGACAGATCCTGAAGCTTCCAAAAAGAGTTTGAAAGAGGCCCAGGCTAAGATTGATGAATTGATGAAAGTGGATAAAACAGAATCGGTAATGGAAGATTTGATCCGGAGTGAAGGATTTCGGGATGCTGTTGTCATCAGCGGGGAGGATAATTATGTGGATGTGATTTTGCAAAGCGAGAAGTTGACCCCTGCACAGGTGGTAAAGGTAATCAGCTTGGTCAAAAAGCAGATGGATGTTCCTTCAACCAAGGTATCCGTGGCCTATCGAGAATAACCCGTCATGAATGTAAACTTCATGGAGGTACCGACCTTCCTCTGATCTCTCTCATCCGGAGAGAGTTTTTCTTTGTCTTTTTTCAGTTTGTACCCTGTAATTGATTCCACTGAACGAACAGCGTAAAATGTACATAGATTGAAGACGGTCATTTTTGTGTCAAAAATATTGAACAGCCAAAGTGAGACAGAAAATGTTTGGTTCGAAAATTTTGCCAGAGGAAGCCGGGGAGTCTGTCCCCCTCGGACGAGTCCTCATCTTATAGGTTAATTCAGGCAAAGAGTGCTGTCCTGCAAAAGTGGCAGCAAAAGGGTCGAACTGAGCACTTCCTCAGTAACGGGGATCATTTGGACACTGAGGAAGGTGGAATCCCGATTGTAGACTGTCTTCCCGTAAGAATAAACTCTTACATCTTTAACCGGTTGGGATTTCATTGTGCACCTGATCACGCAAAGCGTTGTCACCGCCCGTTTAAGGGATTTCCCTTCCACCGAGCAGGATCGTTTTCTAAGGAAACATTCCAGATATTCCTGCCGGACAGGATCAAGACAGCTGCGGGTGCTCCCCGTTGTATGTTGCTTTTAGGTACACAGGTACATAATGGCTGGACAAGAGCTCAGAATAATTGAAGGGAGTTGTTTTTATGCCTTTAAAGATGCATGAAATTCGCGAATTGATTCGGTTGATGGACGAAACAAGTATTGAAGAGTTTGAGTTGGATAATGATGGAACCAAATTGGTAATGAAAAAGGCATTGCGGGAGGAAGGAGCAGCAACTGCCCCTGTGTCTCCGGCTCCGGTACAACAAGTGGCGTCTCCGGCACCTATTCAGCCGACTACTCCTCCGGCAACAGCACCGGCAGTGCAACCGGCTCCTCAAAATGTGCAGACGGAAGCAACGGAGGAAGACAGTGATTTACATGCAATTGAATCACCAATGGTTGGCACCTTTTATGCGGCACCGTCACCAGATTCCGACCCCTATGTCAAAAAAGGGGATCAAGTGAATGAAAAAACAGTGGTTTGTATTGTGGAAGCAATGAAATTGATGAATGAGATTGAGGCCGAGGTACGGGGCGAGATTGTGAAGATTCTCGTCGAAAACGGTCAGCTGGTTGAGTACGGTCAGCCGCTGTTTTTGGTCAAAGCGGATTAAACAGCAAAAGGAGAGTCCATCATGTTTAAAAAAGTACTGGTGGCTAACCGTGGCGAAATCGCCGTTCGGGTAATCCGTGCCTGCCATGAATTGGGGATTCGTACGGTGGCTGTTTATTCAGAAGCTGACCGGGATGCACTTCATGTCAAATTGGCTGATGAGGCTTTTTGTATCGGGCCTGCTCCAGGAAAAGAAAGCTATCTTAATATGACGAACCTGATGAGTACCGCTACTTTGATCGAAGCGGATGCCATCCATCCCGGATATGGTTTTTTGGCGGAGAATGCCGACTTTGCTGAGTTGTGTGCTGCCTGTAATATCACTTTTATCGGTCCGAGTCCGGATGCCATTATCCGTATGGGAGATAAAACCACGGCAAGGGATACGATGAAAGCAGCAGGAGTACCGGTTGTACCAGGAACTGAGGGAGTTATTGAAGATTTGGATACCGCTGTTGAAACCGCCAGGAAAATCGGTTTTCCAGTGATTGTGAAGGCTACTGCCGGCGGCGGTGGAAAAGGAATGAGGGTTGTTTACGGAGAAGCCGAATTGAAGCGGGCGATTCGAACTGCCCAACAGGAAGCGGAAGCCAACTTCGGTAATCCCGGTGTATATATTGAAAAATATTTGGTGAAGCCCCGGCACATTGAAATTCAAGTGTTGGCCGACAATGATGGAAATACCATCCATCTGGGTGAGCGGGACTGTTCCATTCAGCGTCGTTACCAGAAATTAATTGAAGAGGCTCCTTCCCCGGCATTGGATGAGGAACTCCGGGAACGAATGGGTCAAGCGGCAGTCGCTGCCGCCCAGGCAGTAAACTATACTGGGGCCGGCACAGTAGAATTTTTGTTAGATCATGATGGCCAGTTTTATTTCATGGAAATGAATACCCGGATTCAGGTGGAGCATCCCGTTACCGAGATGGTAACTGGTATTGATTTGGTTCAAGAACAAATCAGGGTGGCGGCAGGCAAACCATTGTCTGTGACCCAAAAAGATGTCAAGATAGACGGATGGTCCATCGAATGCCGTATCAATGCAGAAAATCCTGACAAGAACTTCATGCCCACCCCTGGGAATATTCAATTCTACCTCCCACCCGGTGGATACGGAGTTCGGGTAGACAGTGCCGCTTATCCCGGCTATACCATTACTCCCTATTATGATTCCATGGTGGCAAAATTGATTGTATGGGGGAAAGACCGTCAAGAAGCGATACGACGGATGTCAAGGGCATTGAATGAATTTGCAGTGGAAGGTGTCAGTACTACCATTCCTTTTCATTTAAAATTGTTGGCGCATCAAAAGTTTCGCGAAGGGGATTTTCACATACAATTTTTGGAACACGTAGACCTGGATGAGGAGGGATAAGATGGAAGGACAAGGATTGGAAAATATTGAAGTTCCGCTAAACGATCTTGGCAAGGTTCAAATAGCCCCTGAAGTTATACAGATCATCAGTGGTCTGGCGGCCTTGGGGGTTAAGGGAGTCGCCGGAACCAGAGGTGGTGTGGTGAAAGGATTGACCCAGTATCTCGGGCGGAAAAATCCTAAACAGGGTATCAAAGTTGAGTTGGAGGAAGAAACTCGGATAACGGTCTCTGTCATTGTTCACTACGGCGTGCATTTACCCAGCGTAGGCAAGGAAGTGCAGGAAAAAGTCAAAACTGCGGTGGAATCCATGACCGGACTCGAGGTTATGGATGTAAAAGTAAAAATCGTAGGGGTTCAGTTTGACGGGGAACAAGAGCAAGGGACAGAAGAAATCCCCCAGCGCATCGTGTAATGGATCTTCTTTTTCTGATGATGAATACACTCAAAATGCTTTGTAACATCCTAGAGGTTGGCAGTCAGGTCAGACCCAGTGGCCTTTCAATACATAGCCAATACGGTTTAGCCTGACACCGAGACATGGTTTTCGAGGTTCAGCCAGATCATTCAGGGCTTTATCAATCCATAA is part of the Kroppenstedtia pulmonis genome and harbors:
- a CDS encoding phosphosulfolactate synthase, encoding MEPLADRTWENQLIDPSLERESKPRLRGLTMVIDKGLGVHAFQDMLEVAGEYIDFVKLGFGTTSLTPFPLLKEKLGLARLHHIHLYPGGTFFEVAYTQNQLDNYFQTLRDLGFVWLEISDGTIDLLPEERSRCIREACVHGFRVITEIGKKTKGSISPVSELAQTFHQDRQDGAEYIIVEGRESGKDIGIFNSQGDVDTEYLLNIHERVESESLIWECPKNPQQVAILKLLGSKVNLGNIPAEEALSVESLRRGLRSDTFFTFGGQS
- a CDS encoding MFS transporter, producing MSSQSKNPTEQTTGFWVLFTLSTIPLIMVLGNSMLIPILPTIQSELNISQFQVSLLITLFSVPAGIIIPLAGILSDRLGRKTIIAPSLLLYGAGGLITGLAAVWGGGVYWLMITGRIIQGIGAAGTAPIAMALVSDLYHKNERSKALGIIEASNGMGKVLSPILGSLIALITWYALFFTFPALCLPIALAVWFIIQEPEKEEQAQPLSQYRDHLMKTWKRQGRWLSVAFAAGAITLFIMFGVLFYLSDLLEKRYGVDGVIKGLILAVPLLAMSSTSFWVGSYVQQRMRLMKKLLVIGLFSIATGMGLVPFFSNIYVLLALLVGIGVGSGLILPCLNTMITSAVGPQERGIVTSLYGSVRFIGVALGPPIFGALAGMKIWLFLGNATLALLIGVLAIFLIRQPERLRGKGGQSRLLIRRNGLRPT
- a CDS encoding CD1247 N-terminal domain-containing protein; translated protein: MEQPSRIRRDLAYIQGLLEGNQTLKDKPEGNVFTRLVHLLDEMAEEHEQMQIRLSELEEYVEAVDEDLNELEVLMYEDEEEWEDEDIGFWKVACPDCQGSVLVDEEFFEKESDVDVLCPHCDTVLTVSDEGDVAEKGKRARTMEEESMDLKGH
- the spoIIIAA gene encoding stage III sporulation protein AA, yielding MKAPIMKVLPMVLRRMIESLPEKILHSIEEIRVRQGQSLEIITPKRVCFVNSLGQLTDSPFDGYKPSKEDCVKMLNLISNHSLYALEEELRRGYVTMEGGHRIGLSGKVVMERGQVKHLRDITGFNIRIARQVKGVSQSILPFFTVRNQLENLLIISPPQCGKTTLLRDLARVVSQGEYGLPSRKVGVVDERSEIAGCVEGVPQLDVGPRTDVLDGCLKAEGMMMLIRSMSPDLLVVDEIGRREDSDAIFEAVYAGVHLFTSVHGKSLEEICRRPAMTQLIRERVFDRYVLLSRRQGPGTVETVYDASLKPLSGSRAVGIR
- the spoIIIAB gene encoding stage III sporulation protein SpoIIIAB, giving the protein MKLLGAVLILLSTTTTGFRFAKGYADRPRQIRQLRTALSLLETEVTYGLRRLDQVCEQISIREESPIRDLFGRCSEHLRQMDGVSTYECWKKAVDETWMQTAMKRAEKEIIVDFGKTLGVSDREDQLANLNRAQHNLQVEENRARDDQVRYEKMCKSLGILAGALIIILIY
- the spoIIIAC gene encoding stage III sporulation protein AC, with protein sequence MPYNVDAIFQIAGIGIIVAMMHTVLKQMGKEDYAHWVTLIGFIVVLFMVVMLVQDLFQTIKNVFLFQM
- the spoIIIAD gene encoding stage III sporulation protein AD; protein product: MEIVQVVGLGLVATFLVLVLKEQKPIFAFLLATFTGIVIFLSLIGKIADVLQILTRLAEKAQVNTLFLETILKIIGIAYIAEFGAQVTRDAGQGSIASKIELAGKILIMVMAIPIITMIIETVIQILPS
- the spoIIIAE gene encoding stage III sporulation protein AE — translated: MAVWIRCLLLLYPIIAFIPLTVEASTADGLEEKVVRTQLDQLETEEVESFWNELRQEYERFFPTSQPEDLLDLVFSKGAKGFQWSDVFQAFLKYLFHEVLYNGKLLGTIIVLTVFSMILSTLQTAFERNQVSKIAYAIAFMVIIILAMDSFTVAVDSAKSATDRMIHFMTALIPLVLTLLASMGNFGSVGMFHPLIVLMIHTIGTLIRNVVFPLLFFSAILSIVSCLSEKYKVNQLAGLLRRVSVGLLGSMLTIFLGIISVQGATASVTDGVTIRTAKYVTGNFVPVVGRMFSDAADTVVGASLLVKNAVGIVGVLILLFISAFPALKIISLALIYSFSAAVMQPLGHSPIVECLSIISKTLIYVFAAMATVSLMFFLAITIIVAAGNISVMIR
- the spoIIIAF gene encoding stage III sporulation protein AF, with translation MVELLGGWLKQIVILVLLATFMDLLLPNHTMERYVKLIMGLLIILAILSPVFQFLRDDLDLSTLIAGKFEETGEETSTSVKTINQKGKDLSRKQDQLIHEQVEQDMAEAIQKDVEKEFKVEVIRSHVKTGEKKDRLYIRKVHLVIDPTTDPRTEKKNEIKPVEEVDTIHIDITEQKGVKRDDNKEKPNRDKKWTRLLADYLKSSWKLDPDQVTVTVTEG
- the spoIIIAG gene encoding stage III sporulation protein AG, producing the protein MFKGLLNRLESKIGGGEEGSTRIKTFRWLILIGSLGVALMILSSFFSVQESLPSEFPSDKKEEKPASAWRKDSSSMTMKDYEEMYQSRLSDVLNKIVGVEDVSVMVNLESSEEDVVQKDVRRSDQVTDETDQKGGSRKLHEENHDEKVVLQRNGNGDQPIVIKKIKPKVRGVLVVARGAENLQVKAAMIEAIQRVMDVPVHRISVMPKG
- a CDS encoding SpoIIIAH-like family protein, coding for MKMNKQTVWLVTMLSLMVVLSAYYIVTGPVEPADQRAMDPTDPMQEPVDVKTKESRKDDENQKIDTEQKKENKGEDQETAAEKSDNDYFVGFQLQRNSLRSKMTEQYMKVLTDPEASKKSLKEAQAKIDELMKVDKTESVMEDLIRSEGFRDAVVISGEDNYVDVILQSEKLTPAQVVKVISLVKKQMDVPSTKVSVAYRE
- the accB gene encoding acetyl-CoA carboxylase biotin carboxyl carrier protein encodes the protein MPLKMHEIRELIRLMDETSIEEFELDNDGTKLVMKKALREEGAATAPVSPAPVQQVASPAPIQPTTPPATAPAVQPAPQNVQTEATEEDSDLHAIESPMVGTFYAAPSPDSDPYVKKGDQVNEKTVVCIVEAMKLMNEIEAEVRGEIVKILVENGQLVEYGQPLFLVKAD
- the accC gene encoding acetyl-CoA carboxylase biotin carboxylase subunit, with the translated sequence MFKKVLVANRGEIAVRVIRACHELGIRTVAVYSEADRDALHVKLADEAFCIGPAPGKESYLNMTNLMSTATLIEADAIHPGYGFLAENADFAELCAACNITFIGPSPDAIIRMGDKTTARDTMKAAGVPVVPGTEGVIEDLDTAVETARKIGFPVIVKATAGGGGKGMRVVYGEAELKRAIRTAQQEAEANFGNPGVYIEKYLVKPRHIEIQVLADNDGNTIHLGERDCSIQRRYQKLIEEAPSPALDEELRERMGQAAVAAAQAVNYTGAGTVEFLLDHDGQFYFMEMNTRIQVEHPVTEMVTGIDLVQEQIRVAAGKPLSVTQKDVKIDGWSIECRINAENPDKNFMPTPGNIQFYLPPGGYGVRVDSAAYPGYTITPYYDSMVAKLIVWGKDRQEAIRRMSRALNEFAVEGVSTTIPFHLKLLAHQKFREGDFHIQFLEHVDLDEEG
- a CDS encoding Asp23/Gls24 family envelope stress response protein; its protein translation is MEGQGLENIEVPLNDLGKVQIAPEVIQIISGLAALGVKGVAGTRGGVVKGLTQYLGRKNPKQGIKVELEEETRITVSVIVHYGVHLPSVGKEVQEKVKTAVESMTGLEVMDVKVKIVGVQFDGEQEQGTEEIPQRIV